In the genome of Tsukamurella paurometabola DSM 20162, the window GACCTCGGCTCCGGCCTGTGCGAGCACCCGGGCGGTCTCGAAGCCGAGACCGGTGTTCGAGCCGGTCACGACGGCTACCCGACCCTGCTGTGTCGGCACGTCCCGCTCGGTCCAGTTGTTCGCCACGATGTCTCCTTCGGTTCCCCGGCAGTTAATAGACCGTCGGTCTGTTGTGTCTTCGACAGTAGGAGGGTGACGCTCTGGTGTCAATAGACCGGCGGTCTGTAAAATTCCGGGCATGAGTTTCCAACGGGCTCGCAGCGAGGAGCAGCGCCTGCAGCGCCGTGAGTCGATCCTGGCCGCGGCCGATGCGATGCTCGCCGAGATGCCCGTTGCCGAGATCACCCTTACCGGGCTCAGTCGGCGGGTAGGGCTGGCGAAGTCGAATGTGTTGCGCTACTTCGAGTCCCGTGAGGACGTCCTGCTTGAACTGCTGGTCCGGTCGGCGCGCGACTGGGTGGCCGAGCTCGGCGCGGCGGCAGCAGCCGCGATCGATCCGGCGGCTCCCGTGGACGATCGGGTCGACCGCATCGCCGCACTCTTCGCCGGCAGTGCCGCCGACCATCCCGGCCTGCTCGACCTCCTATCCGCGCAGGCCGGTGTGCTCGAACAGAACGTCTCCGCCGAAGCCGTGCTGCGGTTCAAGCGGGCCGTTCTCACGGTGATGACGGACCTGGCGACCGTGTTGCGCACCGCGATTCCCGAACTCGGCGACGGTGCGCTTGCGCTCTGCGCGATGGCGGTGTCGATCGCCGGCGCCCTCTACGCCCAGGCACGGCAGTCCGAGGCCTGTGCCGCTGCCTACCGTGCCGATCCGGCGCTCGCCGTCTTCCGCACCGACCTGGTGCCTGCGCTCACCGGGGCCTTCGCCACCCTGATCTCCGGCGCCCTCGCCCGCGCCGGCCGCTGAGCCCGCGGTGGTAACCGCCGGGTTGCGCGCGGTTGCGACCACGGCGAAGCGACCCGATCACCCGTACTATGACGCACATGTCGGTGCAACCCGGGTTCACCATTGCCAGCGGCGGGTACACCGCTGATATCGCGCGGACGGGCGCCGCGCTGCGCGGTCTGCGCCGCGACGGCGTCGCGCTCACCGAGGAGTGGCCGCTGGGTACGACACCGCCGGTGTCGGCGGGTGTCGTGCTGGCGCCCTGGCCCGGACGCACCGAGGACGGCATCTACACCTTCGGCGGCGAGGTGCACCGGCTCACCGTCACCCACCAGGACACCGCGACCGCCAATCACGGCCTGGTCCGCGCCATCGATTGGGACGACGTCGAGATCGCCACCGACGCACTGACACTCGCCGTCGACGTGGGGCATCACCCGGGCTGGCCTTACGACCTGCACCTGCGCATCCGGTACGCCGTCGGCGACGACGGCCTCAGCTGCTCGTTCGAGGCGCACAACACCGGCACCGTCGACCTCCCCTTCGTAGTGGGGTTTCACACCTACCTGCGCGTCGGCGCGACCCCGATCGATGACTGCACGCTGGAACTGGGTGCGCGGCGCTGGCAGCCGCTGGACGAGCGCCTGCTGCCGACGGGGCCGACCCGGCCGACCGAGGGCACCGTCTACGACTTCACCGGCCCCGCGCCACTGGCCGGCGTGCAGCTCGATACACCGTTCACCGCCACCGACAACCGGTATGTGCTGCGCGCGCCGAACGGTGAGGTCACGCTGTGGACCGACGACCGGTTGCCCTGGGCGCAGGTCTTCACCGCCGGGGTCGAGGCGGCGCGGGGGTTCACCGGGCACCCGGCGCAGCGGGCGCTCGCCGTCGAACCGATGTCCGGGCCGGGTAATGCCCTGCACACCGGGACCGATGTGGCGACCATCTCCCCGGGCGGTGTCTGGGCCTGCTCGTGGGGTATCCGATAACGCCGCGCGGTGGGTCCGATTGGAACACTGAGACGACCCTGTTTATGCGCCTGCCCGCGCGACCGCTAGGTTTCTACCCGGGTAGCCTTTTTATCAGCCGACTACAGCGAGGGGATACGAACATTGTCCACCGATGACAACACCGCGCCGGCGCAAGCTACGGTCACCTACCCCGGTGGCCAGATCGACCTGCCGATCGTCAAGGCGACCGAGGGCAACGACGGAATCGCGCTCGGCAAGCTCCTCGCAGACACCGGTTACAGCACGTTCGACGGCGGTTTCGTGAACACCGCCTCGTGCAAGTCGGCCATCACCTACATCGACGGCAACGAGGGCATCCTGCGCTACCGCGGGTACCCCATCGAGCAGCTCGCCGAGAAGTCGACCTTCATCGAGGTGAGCTACCTGCTGATCCACGGTGAGCTGCCGAGCCCCGAGCAGTTGGCCGAGTTCACCGCGAAGATCCAGCGGCACACCCTGCTGCACGAGGATCTCAAGCTCTTCTTCAACGGCTTCCCGCGCAACGCGCACCCGATGCCCGTCGTCTCGTCGGCGGTCAACGCGCTGTCGGCCTACTACCCGGACTCGCTGGATCACAACGATCCCGCCCAGGTGGAACTGTCCACCATCCGCCTGCTGGCGAAGTTCCCCACCATCTGTGCCTACGCCTACAAGAAGTCGGTCGGCCAGCCCTTCCTGTACCCGGACAACTCGCTGTCGCTGGTGGAGAACTTCCTGCGCATGACGTTCGGTTTCCCGGCCGAGCCCTACGAGGTCGACCCGGAGATCGTCAAGGCCCTCGACATGCTGCTCATCCTGCACGCCGACCACGAGCAGAACTGCTCCACGTCGACGGTGCGCCTGGTGGGATCGTCGAACGCGAACCTGTTCACGTCGATCTCGGGCGGCATCAACGCCCTCTGGGGTCCGCTGCACGGCGGCGCCAACCAGGCCGTCCTCGAGATGCTCGACGACATCAAGGCCGCTGGTGGCGACACCAAGGACTTCATGAACAAGGTCAAGAACAAGCAGGACGGCGTGAAGCTCATGGGCTTCGGTCACCGGGTCTACAAGAACTACGACCCGCGTGCGGCGATCGTGAAGCAGACCGCGGACCGCATCTTCGAGCTGCTCGGCGTGTCCGACGAGTTGCTCGACATCGCCAAGGGGCTCGAAGAGGTCGCCCTCAGTGACGATTACTTCATCGAGCGCAAGCTGTACCCGAACGTGGACTTCTACACCGGTCTGATCTACCGCGCGATGGGCTTCCCGACGCGCATGTTCACGGTGCTCTTCGCCCTCGGCCGCCTGCCCGGCTGGATCGCCCACTGGCGCGAGATGCACGAGGATCCGTCGACCAAGATCGGTCGGCCTCGGCAGATCTACACGGGCTACACCGCCCGTGACTACCCCGGTGCATGATGCCTCCGATTCGTCGGGACAACCTGCATCGCCTGATCAAGGGAGATGAATTGAGCAAGCCGGAGATCGAGTTCCCCGAGGGCCCCGCGCCCACCGAGCTCGTCATCAAGGACATCGTGGTCGGTGACGGCGCCGAGGCGCAGGCCGACAGCGTGGTCGACGTGCACTACCTGGGCGTCGAGTACGACTCGGGCGAGGAGTTCGATTCCTCGTGGAGCCGGGGCGAGTCGATCAACTTCCCGCTGCGCAGCCTCATCGCGGGGTGGCAGGAAGGCATCCCGGGCATGAAGGTCGGCGGACGCCGCCAGCTGATCTGCCCGCCCGCTCTCGCGTACGGCCCCGCCGGTGGCGGCCACCGCCTCTCGGGCAAGACGCTCGTCTTCGTGATCGATCTGCTGGGCGTGAAGTAACGCTCGTCAGCGACAGAGCCCCGCGCCGTTCGACGGTGCGGGGCTCTCGCATCTGTCAGGCCGGGGCCGCCGCGGCGCGCGCAAGGGCGACCGTGGCGCCGCGGAGCTCGGCGGGGTCGCTGATCGGCTCGATGTAGCCGACCCGGGTCACGGACCAGCCGCGCGGGGTGTCGACACGGATGTCGAGGCCGTACCGGTCGGCCCGTTCGCAGCGCGCCGCCGTGGCATCGGGGTAGCCGCCGAATCGGCGGGCCATGTTCAGCAGTGCGCCGGCGTGGTCGTCGTTGAGGTGCCGCACGGCGTCGGCCGCGTGCGGTAGCACCGGATCGGGTTCGGCGCCTGCGTAATCCGCGGCTGTGGCCGAGTCCATGCGGCCGTAACCGCCCACCCAGCGCACCCGTTCCACCTGCAGCAGCCACACGGTGAAATCGCTGTAGTCGATGTAGTACTGCGCCGCGGGTACCGCCCTCAGGTGCGCCTCCCGGGCCGCGGCGAGCTCGTCGCGCTCGGGGCGGCGGACGGTGCCGGCCAGCGTGATCCGGGCATTCGCAAGCGGGTCCGACGGGGCATCGGGTGCCACCACGGACAGGCTCGCGCGGGGGTCGCGGGCCAGGTTGCGTCCGTGCTCGGCCATATGCGAGACGCACAGCACCGGATGGCCGCCGAGCAGGCCGTAGGTCACCAGGGAGGCCCACGGGCCGCCGTCGGCGGAGAGGCTGCCGAGCGTGGCGGTATTCGTCGCCGCCGCCACCGTCCGTGCCTCCTCGGCGGCGGAGGGACGCCGCGGCTGGGCGACATCGGTCAGTGGAGGGGCGATGGAGGGGGCGTCGCCGGGATCTCCGTGGTCGCGAGTGGTCATGCCTGCAGCCTAGAGCCGGACCCGGCGGTGCCGCTGCGACGCAGAGTTTCGGTTGACCGAAACTCTGTATGTGGGTAGCCTTCAATCGTGCTGACGGACGTCGATGTGCAGAAGGTCTCGCGGGCGCGCAAGGCGATGCTGCTGGGGCCTGCGTTCGTCGCGGCGATCGCCTATGTGGACCCCGGCAACGTGGCGGCCAACATCACCGCCGGTGCCAAGTACGGCTACCTGCTGGTGTGGGTGCTCGTGGTGGCCAATCTCATGGCCGTGATGATCCAGTACCAATCGGCGAAACTCGGCGTGGTCACCGGCCGTTCGCTGCCCCAGATGCTGGGCGAGCGGTTGCCCCGCCGGGTCCGGCTCGCGTTCTGGGGGCAGGCCGAGATCGTCGCCGCCGCGACCGACGTGGCGGAGATCATCGGTGGCGCGCTGGCGCTGAACCTGTTGTTCGGTGTGCCCCTGGTGTGGGGTGGGCTCATCGTCGGCGTGATGTCGACGGCGCTGCTCGTGCTCGCAGACGGTCGCCGTCAATACCGCTTCGAACTGGTGATCATCGGACTGCTCGCGATCATCGTCATCGGATTCCTGGCCGGCCTCGTCGTCGCCCCACCCGACGCCGGTTCCGTGCTCGGGGGTCTGGTGCCGCGGTTGCAGGGCACGGAGACCGTGCTGTTGGCCGCCTCGATGCTCGGTGCCACCGTGATGCCGCACGCCATCTACCTGCACTCGGCGCTGGTGATCGACCGGCACGGTAAGCCCGCCGGCGCCCAGCGCGCCCGGCGCCTGCTGCGGGTGACGCGCGTCGATGTGGTGATCGCTCTGGTGGTCGCGGGTGCGGTGAACATCGCCCTGCTCGTGCTGGCCGCAAGCGCCCTGTACGGCCGCGAGGGAACCGACTCCATCGAGGGGGCGCACGCCGCCGTCCGTGATGCGCTCGGCC includes:
- a CDS encoding TetR/AcrR family transcriptional regulator, yielding MSFQRARSEEQRLQRRESILAAADAMLAEMPVAEITLTGLSRRVGLAKSNVLRYFESREDVLLELLVRSARDWVAELGAAAAAAIDPAAPVDDRVDRIAALFAGSAADHPGLLDLLSAQAGVLEQNVSAEAVLRFKRAVLTVMTDLATVLRTAIPELGDGALALCAMAVSIAGALYAQARQSEACAAAYRADPALAVFRTDLVPALTGAFATLISGALARAGR
- a CDS encoding aldose 1-epimerase family protein yields the protein MSVQPGFTIASGGYTADIARTGAALRGLRRDGVALTEEWPLGTTPPVSAGVVLAPWPGRTEDGIYTFGGEVHRLTVTHQDTATANHGLVRAIDWDDVEIATDALTLAVDVGHHPGWPYDLHLRIRYAVGDDGLSCSFEAHNTGTVDLPFVVGFHTYLRVGATPIDDCTLELGARRWQPLDERLLPTGPTRPTEGTVYDFTGPAPLAGVQLDTPFTATDNRYVLRAPNGEVTLWTDDRLPWAQVFTAGVEAARGFTGHPAQRALAVEPMSGPGNALHTGTDVATISPGGVWACSWGIR
- a CDS encoding citrate synthase, which encodes MSTDDNTAPAQATVTYPGGQIDLPIVKATEGNDGIALGKLLADTGYSTFDGGFVNTASCKSAITYIDGNEGILRYRGYPIEQLAEKSTFIEVSYLLIHGELPSPEQLAEFTAKIQRHTLLHEDLKLFFNGFPRNAHPMPVVSSAVNALSAYYPDSLDHNDPAQVELSTIRLLAKFPTICAYAYKKSVGQPFLYPDNSLSLVENFLRMTFGFPAEPYEVDPEIVKALDMLLILHADHEQNCSTSTVRLVGSSNANLFTSISGGINALWGPLHGGANQAVLEMLDDIKAAGGDTKDFMNKVKNKQDGVKLMGFGHRVYKNYDPRAAIVKQTADRIFELLGVSDELLDIAKGLEEVALSDDYFIERKLYPNVDFYTGLIYRAMGFPTRMFTVLFALGRLPGWIAHWREMHEDPSTKIGRPRQIYTGYTARDYPGA
- a CDS encoding FKBP-type peptidyl-prolyl cis-trans isomerase → MSKPEIEFPEGPAPTELVIKDIVVGDGAEAQADSVVDVHYLGVEYDSGEEFDSSWSRGESINFPLRSLIAGWQEGIPGMKVGGRRQLICPPALAYGPAGGGHRLSGKTLVFVIDLLGVK
- a CDS encoding HugZ family protein — its product is MTTRDHGDPGDAPSIAPPLTDVAQPRRPSAAEEARTVAAATNTATLGSLSADGGPWASLVTYGLLGGHPVLCVSHMAEHGRNLARDPRASLSVVAPDAPSDPLANARITLAGTVRRPERDELAAAREAHLRAVPAAQYYIDYSDFTVWLLQVERVRWVGGYGRMDSATAADYAGAEPDPVLPHAADAVRHLNDDHAGALLNMARRFGGYPDATAARCERADRYGLDIRVDTPRGWSVTRVGYIEPISDPAELRGATVALARAAAAPA
- a CDS encoding Nramp family divalent metal transporter, producing the protein MLTDVDVQKVSRARKAMLLGPAFVAAIAYVDPGNVAANITAGAKYGYLLVWVLVVANLMAVMIQYQSAKLGVVTGRSLPQMLGERLPRRVRLAFWGQAEIVAAATDVAEIIGGALALNLLFGVPLVWGGLIVGVMSTALLVLADGRRQYRFELVIIGLLAIIVIGFLAGLVVAPPDAGSVLGGLVPRLQGTETVLLAASMLGATVMPHAIYLHSALVIDRHGKPAGAQRARRLLRVTRVDVVIALVVAGAVNIALLVLAASALYGREGTDSIEGAHAAVRDALGPVVAALFAVGLLASGLASTSVGSYAGGTIMAGLLHRRIPVLVRRMVTMVPAIGVLALGVSPTQALIISQVVLSFGIPFALLPLRRYTGDRAIMGEFADGAPLRWASAAAAALIVALNVALIYLTLSGNG